The Lucilia cuprina isolate Lc7/37 chromosome 5, ASM2204524v1, whole genome shotgun sequence genome includes a window with the following:
- the LOC111691134 gene encoding mediator of RNA polymerase II transcription subunit 12 isoform X3, whose product MQSLDSSCQEADFIINDTLKKLKGSNTANSSAGSTVQTLASNNPTTATILRQQQQQLAYQHLPNSSTSQQPHKFQYHQLQSALQGTNVSSTAVNIASGNNNSTTSCIQNVAQQQLSPPTPPTLVSSSFSVTFPPKSSLIDNSLLHCNISQIPSQPPLCIFEDDEEPSNPTDQPPVELLAPTNSLPSSSISNTGCQNQNLDSTINLDNIVILAQPAPAPNPSIQQHIPLSHPSPQAVQSTSYSNFNTITSPSPIVPDLLLSTPPGVHNSGSHTNNNNSNHNNSNKKADKRPSSSSSVNHHHQHHYQHQHNHHAHNSHLLTSPATTGSPTSSPSKRQKIKESSSSKSSHSPSLSRSVSTSSSLGFSSAQTTSTNTFSSSSSTTSASKRENTSHKFFNIHERIKDHYLQLLANDLNLFAETGLKQRTRSFILERVVECERLNTIVINLYPGNKGYALGLYYDDRNVIPDTEGELSTSLSSLSSSISSSMGSVSLKNVSSRSSSIMINNSSFNSSKLYPSSIPPDLKQKTSCDHEGSFTDLSNSASEYSLVEVLRWPYENDQLLQCIDREVLPDFLMDMLAATTITLQAPQDDSTGTPRIFFKPNVFYAGCVVAQIRDFRQTFATSTNICDTRHVLLRPTNATLFADVQHVATTLNQNASACAPEDKLALESQMVLATAEPLCLDPDPNIGRHAINSQHERQLFNTHELRRQMKKYTQISINRKRKLDQFTHHYGLELCDYLTRLRTRPRAGLVPTAAATSANISSTNAGVNPLVSATMLTSFASKVPKRPKDVIRPIRPPRLDYPANLRVPDQLISVEKYAKTNERPRETTDCQPQLIEEYILETERDDNEGRRVVYHIKLSIFQRPSNSEYLGELYVDRDYREGVRNGESCRFPLGTRVHANRYIQQFTEIFTEEGRKAVKITHLVPGHLPKVTHTGITPEQRQALILQQQQLQLQQQRQAALLAAQQQQQQQVIQQTITQQQTEQPQSHQQQHLVVVGPNGQQQHLLPTTVQHINTNTLQTQSQTVQQPQHITKNINIVNVTGNNVAAVQHVLRHQQLHHQQQQQQQVATTQYIDANGATVQLQHATLTATTSNNNSNNTTTNTSSIAGGSHHIQLQQIATSGPSSAGVVGVSSGGASTTTHQLSLSNGSLVLVQQHSATGSQTLHQQQTAQALQHAGITIQPASSHQQQKAQVITTTQMNTVQSAQNSALRTQLSSNVPILQAQLKAAPIVTNANQQQQQQLVHKQNTANSSTNTTNVTGNSGGSSSTTNTLQANPAISAIVTSIMNTANQWQQQQQQQNSASISNTSNTATTLKSSSNASILSLLNSAPAAMTSTPVASGTFTTSTGQTQQQQPNQQQNVTLVQHSSHPQQQQSQTATVVATENFVQATQSQAVPNQSQRKQNEVLQNLLNPGRKINIVSSSGTGNGGTTATFRTNAAGNLIAVNLNQSSNHPQQQQNHQQQIHLHQQQHTQTQQHQQDQQPQTTVRVSMSALASQLASPPAIMTNSTNFGGYTLSTVSGTGSGGGSIKILNSGIQQQRVLANALRRDSLSSTSQGPPNAIVVGVAAPSPGSDSNASNASGFAVPQATSSSGVSGSNSTTLNALLANAATPSPSGSEHSQSSQSQNQSLLERLNSGGVTAGTALPNMSPQQHHPATPQQQYITKTLVQSPATSSIHSPMSSPHPQPSPSPHLPPPQQQQQPQQHQQQQSQTQTQTATLNLQGINFSTLQGAMANFPGLQNVQVQIPGFNQPISLQLTGGSLHAVQQPQQSGSSTVSVVGAGGSANASNNSSAVVTTQNPNSAQQVHQQQRSLLVSVPVSTANQQQGQTQHTITLQPQQLQQHSSATGTVVNLPAGAVATATGGTQTVVLTNNSGAGVTNTAGANNAGTNSTNTGTTMLTLPIV is encoded by the exons ATGCAAAGCTTGGATTCATCATGTCAAGAAGCTGAT TTCATAATAAATGACACATTGAAAAAGCTTAAAGGCTCTAACACTGCTAACAGTAGCGCAGGAAGTACTGTACAAACATTGGCTTCAAATAATCCCACAACGGCGACAATACTtaggcagcagcaacaacaattagcCTATCAACACTTACCAAATTCATCAACATCCCAGCAGCCACATAAATTTCAGTACCATCAATTACAATCTGCTTTGCAGGGTACAAATGTCTCCTCAACAGCTGTTAATATTGCAAGTGGGAATAATAATTCAACGACTTCCTGCATACAAAATGTGGCTCAACAACAGTTATCACCGCCTACTCCACCGACATTGGTATCATCGTCATTTTCTGTTACGTTTCCTCCGAAGTCATCTCTTATAGATAACAGTTTATTGCATTGCAATATTTCCCAAATTCCCAGTCAACCTCCTCTTTGCATATTTGAGGACGATGAAGAACCCTCAAATCCAACAGATCAACCTCCGGTTGAGTTATTAGCTCCAACAAATTCGTTACCATCGTCTTCAATATCGAATACCGGCtgtcaaaatcaaaatttagatTCTACCATTAATTTGGACAATATCGTAATTTTGGCGCAACCTGCTCCTGCACCTAATCCATCTATACAACAACACATACCACTATCGCATCCATCTCCGCAAGCGGTACAATCAACGTCATActcaaattttaatacaattaccTCACCATCCCCTATTGTACCGGATTTATTACTATCAACGCCACCAGGTGTACATAACAGTGGCTCTCATACtaacaataacaatagcaaccacaacaatagcaacaaaaaggCTGATAAGCGTCCTTCCTCTTCATCTTCGGTGAATCACCATCATCAACACCACTATCAACATCAGCACAATCATCATGCTCATAATTCTCATCTTTTAACTTCACCAGCGACAACTGGATCCCCTACCTCGTCGCCTAGCAAGAGGCAAAAAATTAAGGAATCATCTTCTTCAAAATCTTCACATTCACCATCGCTGTCACGATCAGTATCGACTTCTTCTAGTTTGGGCTTTTCTAGTGCACAAACAACAAGCACTAATACATTTTCTTCATCATCCTCAACAACAAGTGCTTCTAAGCGGGAAAATACATCACACAAATTTTTCAACATACATGAACGAATTAAAGATCACTATTTACAGTTGTTAgcaaatgatttaaatttgtttgctgAAACTGGG CTTAAACAACGTACTCGTTCTTTTATATTAGAACGTGTTGTTGAATGTGAAAGACTTAAtacaattgttattaatttataccCTGGAAATAAAGGCTATGCGTTGGGTTTATACTATGATGATCGCAATGTAATACCTGACACAGAAGGGGAGCTGTCGACCTCCCTTTCTTCGCTGTCGTCATCAATATCATCATCGATGGGCTCAGTGTCTTTAAAAAACGTTTCTAGTCGCAGTTCAAGCATTATGATTAATAACAGCAGTTTTAATTCAAGTAAATTATATCCATCATCGATACCAccagatttaaaacaaaagacatCTTGTGATCATGAAGGCTCTTTCACAGATTTGAGCAACTCAGCTAGTGAATATTCTTTAGTTGAAGTTTTGCGATGGCCATATGAAAATGATCAGTTGCTGCAGTGCATTGATCGTGAAGTACTACCAGACTTTTTAATGGATATGCTCGCAGCTACCACAATAACTTTACAAGCTCCCCAAGACGACAGTACAGGGACACCACGTATCTTTTTTAAACCCAATGTTTTCTATGCCGGTTGTGTGGTGGCACAAATACGTGACTTTCGACAAACATTTGCCACTTCAACGAATATCTGTGATACGAGGCACGTGTTATTGAGACCCACCAATGCAACACTGTTCGCTGATGTCCAACATGTTGCAACGACACTTAATCAAAACGCATCTGCTTGCGCACCGGAAGATAAACTAGCACTGGAGAGTCAAATGGTATTAGCTACAGCGGAGCCACTATGTTTAGATCCAGATCCAAACATTGGACGACATGCAATTAATTCGCAACATGAAAGGCAGCTTTTCAATACTCACGAATTGAGACGACAAATGAAGAAGTACAcacaaatatcaataaatcGCAAGAGAAAATTGGATCAGTTTACTCATCACTATGGTCTTGAATTATGCGATTACCTAACCCGATTACGCACCAGGCCGAGGGCTGGACTGGTGCCTACTGCCGCAGCTACATCTGCCAATATATCATCTACCAATGCTGGTGTTAATCCTTTAGTCAGTGCAACAATGTTAACTTCATTTGCTTCTAAAGTACCGAAACGCCCTAAAGATGTAATACGACCTATACGGCCACCAAGACTAGACTATCCAGCAAATCTTAGGGTACCAGATCAATTAATAAGTGTTGAAAAATACGCAAAGACGAATGAAAGGCCGCGAGAGACTACTGACTGCCAGCCGCAGTTGATAGAAGAGTATATTTTGGAAACAGAACGAGATGACAACGAGGGTCGACGTGTTGTTTATCATATTAAATTATCGATTTTTCAAAGGCCATCAAATTCAGAGTACCTGGGagaattgtatgtggatcgtgATTACAGGGAAGGTGTGCGAAATGGGGAATCGTGCCGTTTTCCTTTGGGTACACGAGTACATGCAAATCGTTATATACAACAATTTACTGAAATATTTACGGAGGAGGGACGCAAAGCTGTCAAGATAACCCATTTGGTTCCAGGTCATTTACCAAAAGTTACACACACAGGAATAACACCAGAACAGAGACAAGCACTCatactgcaacaacaacaattgcaatTGCAGCAACAGAGACAAGCAGCATTATTGGCAgctcagcagcagcaacaacaacaggtgATACAACAAACAATTACCCAGCAGCAAACAGAACAACCACAATCGCATCAACAGCAACATTTGGTTGTTGTTGGTCCAAACGGACAACAACAGCATTTATTACCTACTACCGTACAACATATAAATACCAACACTCTTCAAACTCAGTCACAAACAgtacaacaaccacaacatataactaaaaacataaatatagtGAATGTTACTGGAAACAATGTAGCTGCCGTTCAGCATGTACTAAGACACCAACAACTacatcatcaacagcagcaacagcaacaagtgGCTACAACACAATATATAGATGCAAATGGTGCAACTGTACAGTTGCAGCATGCTACCCTTACTGCCACTACTTctaataataacagcaacaatacgACAACTAATACCAGTAGCATCGCTGGTGGTTCTCACCATATACAGCTGcaacaaatagcaacttctGGTCCTTCTTCAGCGGGAGTTGTAGGAGTTAGTAGTGGTGGTGCATCTACAACGACACATCAACTTAGTTTAAGCAATGGTTCCTTAGTACTAGTTCAACAACATTCAGCTACTGGTTCACAAACATTACACCAACAGCAAACAGCTCAAGCTCTGCAACATGCTGGAATTACGATACAACCTGCATCGTCACATCAACAGCAAAAGGCTCAAGTCATTACAACCACCCAAATGAATACTGTGCAGTCGGCACAGAATTCCGCACTTAGGACACAGCTTAGTTCAAATGTTCCAATTctg CAAGCTCAATTGAAGGCAGCACCTATTGTGACTAACGCAaatcagcaacaacagcaacagttaGTTCACAAACAAAACACTGCCAATAGTTCTACCAACACAACAAATGTAACTGGAAATTCTGGAGGCTCAAGTAGTACCACTAACACTTTGCAGGCTAATCCAGCTATTAGCGCTATCGTTACCAGCATTATGAATACTGCTAATCAatggcaacagcaacaacaacaacagaact ctgCCTCTATTTCTAACACTTCCAATACTGCTACGACTTTGAAAAGTTCTAGTAATGCTTCCATATTAAGTTTACTAAATAGTGCCCCCGCTGCTATGACAAGCACTCCTGTCGCAAGTGGCACGTTTACCACATCTACTGGGCAAACTCAACAACAGCAGCCAAACCAACAGCAAAACGTTACTTTGGTTCAACACTCATCTCATCCGCAGCAACAGCAGTCACAGACAGCGACAGTTGTTGCCACTGAGAATTTTGTTCAAGCTACACAATCCCAAGCAGTGCCAAATCAATCTCAACGTAAGCAAAACGAAGTTCTGCAAAACCTTTTAAATCCGGgtagaaaaattaatattgtaagCAGCAGTGGTACTGGAAATGGCGGAACAACCGCAACGTTTCGAACAAATGCTGCAGGCAATTTGATAGCGGTGAATCTCAATCAGTCATCTAATCAcccgcaacaacaacaaaaccaccAACAGCAAATTCATCTCCATCAGCAgcaacacacacaaacacaacaGCATCAACAAGACCAACAACCTCAAACAACGGTTCGTGTTTCAATGTCAGCTTTAGCATCACAATTGGCATCTCCCCCCGCTATAATGACCAATAGCACAAATTTCGGTGGTTATACATTGAGCACAGTAAGTGGAACAGGGTCAGGTGGCGGtagtataaaaatacttaatagtGGGATACAACAGCAGCGTGTTTTAGCCAATGCCCTTAGAAGAGATTCTCTGAGTAGTACATCTCAAGGTCCACCTAATGCTATAGTTGTTGGTGTAGCGGCTCCCTCTCCAGGATCCGATTCAAATGCTTCCAATGCTAGTGGATTTGCTGTACCTCAAGCTACTTCAAGCTCAGGTGTTAGCGGCTCTAATTCGACCACCTTGAACGCATTGTTGGCGAATGCTGCAACACCTTCGCCTTCCGGTTCAGAGCACTCTCAGTCGTCTCAAAGCCAAAATCAAAGTCTGCTCGAGAGACTAAATAGTGGTGGTGTAACAGCTGGAACGGCACTTCCCAATATGTCGCCGCAACAACACCATCCAGCTACGCCACAACAACAGTATATTACAAAAACTTTAGTACAATCCCCCGCCACATCATCAATACATTCGCCTATGTCTAGTCCGCACCCACAGCCGTCGCCATCACCACATCTTCCACCAccacagcaacagcaacaacctcaacagcatcagcaacaacaaagcCAAACGCAAACACAAACTGCCACGCTAAATTTGCAAGGCATAAATTTTTCCACATTGCAAGGGGCTATGGCCAACTTCCCTGGCCTACAAAATGTTCAAGTGCAAATACCTGGATTTAACCAACCTATTTCTCTTCAACTAACGGGTGGAAGTTTACATGCCGTACAGCAACCTCAACAGTCTGGAAGTTCAACCGTATCTGTTGTAGGCGCAGGAGGTAGTGCAAATGCAAGTAACAACAGCAGTGCTGTTGTTACGACACAAAATCCCAATTCTGCCCAACAAGTTCATCAACAACAAAGAAGTCTCCTGGTGTCAGTACCAGTTAGTACGGCTAACCAACAACAAGGCCAAACTCAACATACTATAACACTACAGCCCCAGCAATTGCAACAACATTCATCGGCAACTGGCACCGTTGTCAACTTACCAGCTGGTGCAGTTGCTACTGCAACTGGAGGCACTCAAACTGTGGTACTAACCAATAATTCGGGTGCTGGAGTGACAAATACAGCCGGTGCAAACAATGCCGGTACGAATTCTACAAATACCGGAACTACGATGTTAACGTTACCCATCG TTTAG